One region of Mucilaginibacter gotjawali genomic DNA includes:
- a CDS encoding PfkB family carbohydrate kinase has protein sequence MYDICCVGHITSDKVVNSRSVLFMPGGTAYYFSCAVSKFAVNYLLVTALADTEISYVEDLREKGIEVKVQPSTHTVEFENIYAENQDARSQRVTQKADAFTMAQLADVDAKIFHLGPLLADDISVELIGELAKKGKISVDVQGYLRDVVDFKVNATGWPQKMEALQYVDILKADVAELKALTGCESVEEGAKLVAGCCVKEVIITNGSNGSVIYSDGVFYNIPAYHPESVIDATGCGDTYMAGYLYQRNKGTGIQQAGEFAAAMAGLKTAAAGAFVGTEEDVVEFWKSFKPHPALTKGEG, from the coding sequence ATGTACGATATTTGTTGTGTAGGGCATATTACTTCGGATAAGGTAGTTAACAGCCGGTCGGTGCTATTTATGCCAGGTGGTACGGCGTATTATTTCTCGTGCGCGGTAAGTAAGTTTGCTGTAAACTACCTGTTGGTTACGGCGCTGGCAGATACCGAAATAAGCTATGTGGAGGATTTACGGGAGAAAGGCATTGAAGTAAAAGTGCAGCCCAGTACCCATACGGTGGAGTTTGAAAACATCTATGCCGAAAACCAGGATGCGCGCAGTCAGCGGGTAACCCAAAAAGCTGATGCGTTTACCATGGCGCAACTGGCCGATGTTGACGCCAAAATATTCCACCTTGGACCATTGCTCGCCGACGATATTTCGGTGGAGCTGATCGGGGAATTAGCCAAAAAAGGGAAGATCAGCGTCGACGTGCAGGGCTACCTGCGCGATGTTGTTGATTTTAAGGTAAACGCAACCGGCTGGCCTCAAAAGATGGAAGCACTGCAATATGTCGATATTTTAAAAGCCGATGTAGCCGAATTGAAAGCATTAACGGGCTGCGAATCTGTAGAGGAAGGTGCTAAATTGGTAGCCGGATGCTGCGTAAAAGAAGTGATCATTACCAATGGCAGCAACGGTTCGGTAATTTATAGCGACGGGGTGTTTTATAATATTCCTGCCTATCACCCAGAAAGCGTTATTGATGCCACAGGCTGCGGTGATACCTATATGGCCGGTTATTTGTACCAAAGGAATAAGGGGACAGGGATACAGCAGGCCGGCGAATTTGCTGCCGCGATGGCCGGGTTAAAGACTGCCGCAGCCGGTGCTTTTGTGGGTACTGAGGAAGATGTGGTGGAATTTTGGAAAAGCTTTAAGCCTCACCCTGCCCTCACCAAAGGAGAGGGTTGA
- a CDS encoding VOC family protein: METPPNLRLAVPFFMVKDMQTSLHFYVDQLGFTLTNQWTPRGKIEWCWLTREAVSLMLQEPRNKGKFDAEGPKGKGISICFQCEDALSLYHEFTAKGVEIEEPFVGNNMWVVCFADPDGYKLDFESPTDVPEETTYSGWVKRR, encoded by the coding sequence ATGGAAACTCCCCCCAACCTCCGCCTCGCTGTCCCTTTCTTTATGGTAAAAGATATGCAAACCTCCCTGCATTTTTATGTGGACCAACTGGGCTTCACCCTCACCAACCAATGGACCCCGAGGGGCAAAATTGAATGGTGCTGGCTAACGCGGGAGGCAGTGTCACTGATGCTGCAGGAGCCGCGCAACAAGGGGAAGTTTGACGCTGAAGGGCCAAAGGGGAAAGGCATTTCTATTTGCTTCCAGTGCGAAGACGCGCTTTCCCTGTACCATGAGTTTACTGCAAAAGGCGTTGAAATAGAAGAACCGTTTGTAGGCAATAACATGTGGGTGGTTTGCTTTGCCGACCCCGACGGCTACAAGCTTGATTTTGAAAGCCCGACAGATGTGCCGGAGGAAACGACATACTCCGGCTGGGTGAAAAGGCGATAG
- a CDS encoding COX15/CtaA family protein gives MQTAIYPTISDTQTRKNNRMVSAWLGVGVVMLMVQILLGGITRLTGSGLSITQWDPLMGVLPPLNTHAWEQSFAHYRQIAQFKKLNSQFTLADYQSIFFWEWLHREWARLMGLVFLIPFVVFVLQKRISRGMVKPLAVLFVLGGLQGAIGWIMVQTGLNDTDTAVNPVALAVHFICALCLLSWLVWMLLQLAVPAQQVVYRPVLQGLNRGLLVLLLVQLIYGALMAGSHAALSAPTWPDINGAFMPGNLFGGADWVRKLYTDPLVIQVVHRTLAYLIGLGTLLWFYLAGRTVSRGWLKKFSRVPLLLVFMQITLGVLAVVNSPFTGAIGFAVAHQFVGMLLLVSFLVTVYLCGKSGVRGIAA, from the coding sequence ATGCAAACAGCCATTTACCCAACCATCAGCGATACCCAAACCCGAAAAAACAACCGTATGGTGAGCGCCTGGCTGGGCGTGGGCGTTGTGATGCTGATGGTGCAGATTCTGCTGGGCGGCATTACGCGCCTTACGGGCAGCGGCCTGAGCATTACCCAATGGGACCCGCTGATGGGCGTCCTGCCCCCGCTGAATACGCATGCCTGGGAGCAAAGTTTTGCGCATTACCGGCAGATTGCCCAGTTTAAGAAACTCAACAGCCAGTTTACACTGGCTGATTACCAGTCGATATTTTTTTGGGAATGGCTGCACCGGGAATGGGCGCGACTGATGGGGCTGGTATTTTTGATTCCTTTTGTGGTATTCGTGCTGCAAAAGCGGATCAGCCGGGGCATGGTGAAACCGCTGGCCGTCCTCTTCGTGCTGGGCGGGCTGCAGGGAGCCATCGGCTGGATAATGGTTCAAACCGGCCTTAACGACACCGATACCGCCGTGAACCCGGTGGCGCTGGCGGTCCATTTTATTTGCGCCCTGTGCCTGCTCAGCTGGTTAGTGTGGATGCTGCTGCAATTGGCCGTACCCGCGCAGCAGGTGGTTTACCGCCCGGTATTGCAGGGCCTGAACAGGGGGCTGCTGGTATTGCTGTTGGTGCAGCTGATTTACGGCGCGCTGATGGCCGGCAGCCACGCTGCTTTGAGTGCACCTACCTGGCCGGATATTAACGGGGCATTTATGCCCGGCAACCTGTTTGGCGGTGCTGATTGGGTGCGGAAGCTGTATACTGATCCGCTGGTGATCCAGGTGGTGCACCGTACGCTGGCATACCTGATTGGGTTGGGTACGTTATTATGGTTTTACCTGGCAGGGAGAACGGTAAGCAGGGGCTGGCTGAAGAAATTCAGCAGGGTGCCGTTGCTATTGGTGTTTATGCAGATAACGCTTGGAGTGCTGGCAGTAGTAAATAGTCCGTTTACAGGGGCGATAGGGTTTGCGGTGGCACACCAGTTTGTGGGCATGCTGCTGCTGGTTTCGTTTTTGGTGACGGTGTATTTGTGCGGGAAGAGCGGGGTGAGGGGAATTGCTGCGTAG
- a CDS encoding M15 family metallopeptidase, whose protein sequence is MANFYEEVIKNDPRFNSTECINDINLLEPVTRGLVQQIIAAAAAQGLALMVFETFRSQARQQQLFDQGVTQLRTVGVHNYGLACDIVKNVGGEPSWDGSFAVLGQLAHSHQLIWGGDWGHPEVPHSFYDWDHVQRCTVAMQSRLFAGTWYPADDYNPYGE, encoded by the coding sequence ATGGCAAACTTTTATGAAGAGGTAATTAAAAACGATCCCCGTTTTAATTCGACCGAATGTATCAATGATATCAATTTACTGGAGCCGGTTACCCGGGGGCTGGTGCAGCAAATTATTGCCGCCGCGGCGGCGCAGGGCCTCGCGCTGATGGTTTTTGAAACTTTCCGCAGCCAGGCCCGCCAGCAGCAGTTGTTTGACCAGGGGGTAACCCAGCTGCGCACCGTTGGGGTGCATAACTACGGCCTGGCCTGCGATATTGTAAAAAATGTGGGCGGCGAGCCATCGTGGGACGGGAGTTTCGCGGTGCTGGGCCAGCTGGCGCACAGCCACCAGCTGATCTGGGGCGGCGACTGGGGCCACCCGGAAGTGCCCCATTCCTTTTACGACTGGGACCATGTGCAGCGCTGCACCGTGGCCATGCAGTCGCGATTGTTTGCCGGCACCTGGTACCCCGCAGATGATTATAACCCGTATGGCGAGTAG